GGCATCGTGCCATAAATAGAACGGTCGGCGTTGGGGATCTGTTTGAGAAGTCTCTCGATAAACTCCTTAGAGTGAATGTGTCCACCGTACATGGGACCGTTGATGTGCATTTTTAGTCCGCAGTGCTCGCAATGTCGGTCGGCCGATGGACCCTGCGCCATTGTGTGCTTGTAAAAGGCGCCATTGCCCTTCTTATTCGGTGCAGGCTTGCTCCTCAACATACGTTGTGTTTCCCAAGCACCGCATCCTGCGTCACAGCTATAGACCAACATAGTCTTGGAGGCGAGGAATTTAACCGATTGGGGCGACTTGATCAccttgatgaagaacttTGTGTAGAAGTCGATGGAGAGCGAGAGAAGAGGTTCAATCGTCAATCCGTAGCGGGCTGCGGATGTGGCCACAGCGTTTAGAACGAGTCGCAGACCAGCCTCATGAGAGTGCATGCCCTTGATAGGAATTCCACCATACAGCGCAAATGTCTTTTCGCAATAACTGTGTCCTGCCCACACCGCACTGTCTGTGCAAGTGATACAGAGAAGACCTCCATCATCCTTCACTGATTGCACAGCGGCGTCAAAGAATGGCGCAGCGGTACCATAAGGATCAAGATCGATgacatcaaacttgttcGCCTTGCCTGGACTTCCTGCCTTATCTCTGCTCGATAGATCGTCCGCAATCCCTCGGTACATAAGCGCAAGCGCATCACCTTGAGTGACATTGATTTTATCATCAAGCCCGTTGTGCTTGGCATTCATCCTGATCGAATCGGCAGCTGTATCCGACAGATCATTGGCCTTGACGGAGGTGACAAAAGGCAATTCGTGGGCATATCGGAGCGCTCGCAATCCTGACGCAGACAGGGCGTCCAAAATACGGAAAGCGGGCTTATATTCCTTCTTTGGCTGAGCAGGATCGGCAACATCGGGGTTTGCAGCCTCTTCAGTCACTTGCGGTTCATCCTCAGGTGCGGGTTCTGCGGCATCCTCGTTGGGCTTTTGAACATCGTCGCCGcgctttctcttctttccttgctTCTTCAGTCTTGATTCATATTgctcctttctcttctctagGGACATTTCGCCGTATGtcttgatggcgaggacaGACAGATCGCGATTGTACTGCTGGATGGGATTGTAGAAGACCTGCTGAACCTCCCCGCGATCCTCGCCAATCTTAGCACCTTGCGGCACCAGGATAGTCGCCTTTCCCTCCGTGATAGTCCTGTACTCCTTCCCCTCAACGGTCACAGTATCCGTCTTGACGTTGTCGTTCGCCATTTTTATCGTGGTAGTCGAAAATTGGCGAAGCGCAATGGTTTTGTCGCAAAAGGTTGGGTGGTTGCGATTTGAATACAGGATCGGGAGACGAGTCGTGAGATGCGCAATAGCACCGATGCCAAGCTTCGACCCTGTTTTCCAAACTCTGCGAAGCATATAATCGTGTTGCTTGAAAAGAGTTTGCATGGCTAGCGACCTCATGGTCGAACTTGAACTAAAATTTAAGAAATTCTGCCGCCCACGATGCGTTCATGAGCGAATTTGGCAGGCGGTGAAGATCTGCGCGTACTACATGATGTGGTGGAAAGCTGCCGGTTAATGGACTTCATTGACACGCAATAAACAGTATTCTAATGGAAGTTCCGCTGCGAATTTCAACAAAAGCGACGTCTAATTCTAGATTTAAATATATTTCAGGGACTGAGCTACTAATGTTAGAATCTTTGGATGAGCTATTTGGCTCTCACAACTGAAATCAATGTCCTTACTCAGATGTACTGATATGGAGATCAATGCCAACACATATCAACAATAGACTCCGTTACGTGATGACAATTGTCCAATTGTATCtctgatgcttcttgaaggtATGTGTTCTAAAACATAGTTGATCaccttgttgttgtgtgtACGTAGTTCTGTACCGTCGTATACGGCAGATACGTCCACCTTTGTCGAAACCAACACTCACAAACACATAGTATCGAGGATTAATTCACTAAATAGATTCATAAGAATTTACTAATCAATTATGTTATCGAAAATGTCACCTAAGATTTTGTGTGTCTTTTTGGCTATTGCGGCACGTCGGTTCAGGGTAGGTTGTGTCGACTTGAAAAATTCCCCTCTTCGTGGAGAAGGATCGACAAGCGAGCTTGGTCTAGACTCGAAGTCTCCAACTCTCCAACAACTCTCCATGGAAATGGATCCATAGCAGGTGGAGGGGTTTGATGCTTGTGTCGCACATCAACATCCGTTGTTGCGCGGCTCAGATCATGCCTGTATATGCTTCTCAGGAGGATAAGCATGTATATAACGGATATAGCATTTCTCACTGCATGACTCgagacttggccaagaatTGAGCGGTCAATCACTCGTGCAGTTGTCTCCGTAGAGTTAGCTAGGCTCGTTATAGGATCGATCGATAGATTAACAAAAATCTCGTTCCTTTCTGCCCCCAAAAGCTTGAACTTTTGCTGATCAAGGCACAAGAGCCCCGAGCGTTGCCCTAAAAGGCCCAAGCATTAAAGTAAATTAGCGCCCCGTCATCTCGACACTCGGAGCGGGGCATTGATTTGGGGCATCCATGGGGAAAATTTTGGATTGCAATTGAATGACGTAGGTCACGGATTAATAGCTTGAAACCAAATTGAGGGACGAAGAAAGAGCAAAAGTTTGGATGATATACATGCCCAACAAACTTCATTTCTTAGGTACTTAACACTCAAGGACATCTGTATtcccaccaacaaccactcAGTCTTGCCCTGTCAATCAATTCCTCATCAAGACTAGAGAGCCGCACTCGGAATATTCCCCTCACCTCCCTCTTCCATGCCTTACGAAGCTTCCCCTGGCCTGTCTTGGAGGCGTCGGGATGGATCATGGTTTGGCTCGGAGACGTTTAAAGCTAGGCCAACTCCGTCTAAGGCACAGCATCTGCACTCGTATCCCGTTGTCTGAATATCAAGGAGCTAGACCAGGAACATCATGGTTGGCACCTCGCTGAAAAAGCCAATTGCTTGCTCCGTCCTCTGTTGACCATGCGTGATTTGTtcagttgttgtttttgttggcTGCCTCCCCCTTCGCCCGTCCAGCCCGTCCAGAGCTAGGGACTTGTTGTACGTTGAGTTTCATGCAACCTTTTCAAGACTACGACTACCACGAACAACAGCTTGGAATAGCAAAAAGCCGGTACTCCCGGACAGCCAACCTAGTTCCCCGTCTTGACCGCCAAAAACAACATCCAAGGTCGTACACAGCTGGTATCTAAAGCATCTGACAGGCCGGATGGGATAGAATACCTAGAATAGAGTAGAAACTAACCCAATTGCTTCATGGTGATGCAGTTTAACCGTATGTACTAAGGAGGCACTTAACGTACTTGTTGAGCTGTCCAAATTCGGTTACGTGAAAATGACTTATAGATAGTGGTTTGttttttatccttctttttcttcttctttcgtctttttctctctgttGTAGACGAAACTCTTACTTCCTTCGTTCCTGCTCTGTCTCTTCCTCGTGTCCTTCACCTCGTCAACCCCATACTCCAATCTCACCCTCTTTCCAAAAACAACTCGCCCGCCTGTGCCTTAGTCTACTTACTCCTAGACACAttttttctctcccttgTTCAATATTTGTTTTCCTTACCAACCTACCTTACCACCGATTCGAGTCCTGTCCCCTCTCCCTTATCTCTGGGATATTCTGTCCCTCCCGTCGCTCGCTCTGGTCGTCGATCCCGCTCGATAACCCAGATCCCAGATCCCTGAACCGAACCGAACGAGCCCACTAAAAAACTACTCCAGTAGCGCCTACGgagctccttgacctccGCCCCCACCAGCTTAACTTACCTACTGTGGACGCGAGCCGTTAGCCATCGATCGGTAGCTCCACTGCGACAGGCACGTTGCGTAGTGTAAAGCGGTTCCTTGGTTACTGTCGTGTCAGTACCTGACTGACTGAGCGAGCTGAGCTATTGTCTTGTCGTTTCGCGGGGCACGAAGCTctcgctcttctcttctctcatcatgagCCCACCACACACCATGACATCCAACGAGGTTTATTTGCTGCCGCTCAACGATGATGGCTCACCTCAGGTGCAGGGCGAATACATCTATCTCGCTCCCAGGTCTCAGGAACCTATAACGGTTCGCTTTGCCATCGAGGGTACCTCGTCCATCTGTCGTCACGGCAGCCTTTGGGTCAATATTCCCGACGAAGGCGCCGAATTTCGCCGCGATCATTTTCGCGAGTTCAAGTAAGTTCTGAACCTTGTCCCAGATCGATCGATCACTTTTGGAGCCATCGAGGCCGTTTCGACGTTATAAGATGAAGTCCAACCAGGACTAACACAGACACATCACAGACTTACACCCGATTTCAACCGCACACTCGAAATCTCCATTCCCATCCACCAACCTGGTGCCTATGCCTTCTACACCACTTATGCCGAGCTCCCTGAGCTCAAGAAAGAGCTAAAAAACAGCTCTGAACAAAAGGAAAACCTCAAAAAGACCCCTCTTTACTACATTGATGTTGCGCCGAGACTCAAGCTTGATGGCCGGCCCTTGCCGCTGcctgccttgtccatcttcTCTGTCATTAGCAAGTTCATGGGCAAATACCCCAATGATTGGGAGCGCCACCTCCATGGCATCAGCGATCGTGGATACAACATGATCCATTTTACTCCTCTTCAAATCCGCGGTATATCCAACTCTCCATACAGCTTGTATGACCAGCTTGGCTGGGACCCAGCCTGTTTCCCCGctggtgaggatgatgtaCAGAAGATGGTAGAAAGTCTCGAACGCAACCATTCCCTGCTGAGCTTGACGGACATTGTTCTAAATCAcacagccaacaacaccaaaTGGCTTGAGGAACACCCTGAGGCTGGTTACAATCTGCTCACTGCCCCATGGCTCGAGTCCGCTTACCAACTCGACACAAGTCTCTTGGAGTTGAGTGACAATTTAGCGAAGCTCGGACTTCCCACCGACGTGAAGTCCACTGATGACCTGATGCTCATCATGGACGCCATCAAGACCGAAGTCCTCGCCAAGATTAGGCTATGGGAATACTACGCACTCGATGTTGACCGAGATGCCGATGAGGCAATCAAGGCGTTTTCAAAAGGTAGTAAATACAGCTCTGATGACACCGCGGAtttcgagaagaagttggagaaagcCAAATCTGGGTCGGTTAAGGAGCAGGTCGATTTCTTCAGGGAGGTCGGTTTGGCCGGCACTGACCGAATGGGCGAGCGCTTCCGCAAGCGCGTGAAGCCTGACGTCGCCgcaagcttcttggcaggctcTTCTGACGAGAGTGCTGCTAGGGCCAAGATCGTCGAGATTTTGAATATCCTCAATGTTGACTTCTACAAGGAGTACGACGCTGAAGTGGATGATATACTCCAGCAGATCTTCAACAGGATTAAGTATGTTCGACTCGATGAACATGGCCCTAAGCTTGGTGAGATTAACAAGGAGAACCCCTTGATTGAGCCTTACTTTACTCGTCTGCCTAAAAACGACACAAcatccaagctcaagcctgAAGAGATGGCCTTGGTCAACAACGGATGGGTTTGGGGAGGCAATGCACTTGTTGATAATGCAGGCCCTGACTCAAGGGTCTACCTTCGCCGAGAAGTCATCGTCTGGGGTGACTGTGTCAAGTTGCGATACGGTTCAGGGCCCAAAGACAACCCTTGGCTGTGGGAGCACATGACCAAATATGCTCGCACACTCGCCAAGTACTTTGCCGGTCTTCGTATTGACAACTGCCACTCTACCCCGATTCACGTTGCTGAGCACATCCTCGACGAGGCACGCCGCGTGCGGCCTGATCTATATGTAGTCGCCGAGCTGTTCACGGGTTCTGAAGAGATGGACTACGTATTTGTGAAGCGTCTTGGTCTCAGCTCACTCATTCGTGAAGCCATGCAGGCATGGAGCACAGCTGAACTCAGCAGGCTTGTACACAGGCATGGCGGTCGACCTATTGGAAgttttgaggttgatgaagtctCCAAGTCGGATGTGCGCACTCCATCTAGCAGCCCGACAAGACTCAAGAATGGTGACACAAATGGAAATGGGCCGCGATCCAGAGAAATTATTCGAGCGATCAAGCCCAGTCCTGTACATGCTCTTTTCATGGACTGCACTCATGATAATGAGACACCAGCACAAAAGCGTGATGCTCGTGACACTTTACCCAACGCTGCTCTTGTCTGCATGTGCTCCAGTGCTACTGGAAGTGTCATGGGTTACGACGAAATTTACCCCAAGCTCGTGGATTTGGTCAACGAGACTAGGCTTTATACATCTGCCTCTTCCGGATCAAAGCCGATCAAGATAGGAGGCGGTGAGGACGGCATTGGCggcatcaagaagcttctcaaccagaTTCACACTTTGATGGGCAAGGACGGATACGACGAAACTCATATCCACCACGAGGATCAGTACATTACTGTTCACCGAGTACACCCTGAATCCCGCAAGGGTTACTTCCTCATCGCACATACTGCCTTCCCAGGCTATGGTAACGGAAATGGCGACTTTAGTCCTGTTCATCTTACTGGTACCAAGGCTCGACACCTGGGCAGCTGGATGCTCGAAGTTGACGCTAGCGAAGAGGCGACGAGGCAAGCGCTCAGCGACAAGAAGTACCTGCGTGGCTTGCCTAGTCGGGTCAAGGATGTCCCCGGCATTCGAATGGAAGTCAACGGCGACGACACCACCATCACTGTGCGTGACAGGTTCCCCCCGGGAAGTATCGCCCTATTTGAGACCTGGATCCCCGCTGCCGAGCATTCCTCGGGCTTAGACAACTATGTCACCTCGGGAGCCAAGGCGGCGTGGAGTGAACTCAGCTTGTCTGATCTCAATTTCCTCATGTACAGATGCGAAGCTGAGGAACGAGACGAGAGCGATGGCCGAGACGGTGTTTACGATATTCCTGGACATGGAAAGCTTGTCTATGCTGGTCTCCAGGGATGGTGGAGCATTCTcaaaaacatcatcaaggaaaACAACCTGGCTCATCCATTGTGTCAAAATCTTCGCGATGGTGAATGGGCTCTAGATTTCATTCTAGCAAGACTACAGAGAATCAGCGCTACTCCCGGAAACCAGGCAGTTGCTGAGCCCTTGAAATGGCTACAAGAGCGATTCGAGGCGATCCGGAAGATTCCCAGTTTCCTGCTTCCTCGATactttggtcttgtcttgcgcACTGCGTACATGGCAAGCTGGGAGCGGTCACTGCAGCTTATGAACGCCAGCGTGCGAGACGGCCAGTGGTTCCTGCAAAGCCTAGCCATGGTCAGTGTACAGCAGGTCGGCTATGTTAAGTCAGCATCTTTGTGGCCCAACAAGTTGGTTCCCTCTCTGGCTGCTGGTCTTCCCCACTTTGCTGTAGAATGGGCTAGATGTTGGGGTCGAGATGTGTTTATCGCTCTCCGTggacttcttcttggcaCTGGTCGTTTTGACGACGCCAAGGAACATATCCTCGCGTTTGCCAGCGTGTTGAAGCACGGTATGATCCCCAACCTGCTCAGCAGTGGCGACGCGCCCAGGTACAACTCTCGAGATTCAATTTGGTTCTTCCTCCAGTGTATCCAAGACTACACACGATTTGCTCCCGAGGGCCTGGACatcctcaaggtcaaggtcaaacGTCGTTTCCTACCTTATGACGATACTTGGTTCCCtaccgatgatgagagagcATACTCCAAGGAGAGCACTATTGAGGAGGTGATCCAAGAAGCGCTCCAAAGACATGCTACCGGAATGAAGTACCGGGAGGCCAATGCTGGTCCCCAGATTGATTCCcagatgaaggatgaaggcTTCAACCAGGATATTCATGTTGACTGGAACAATGGTATCATCTTCGGTGGCAACCAAGACAACTGCGGTACCtggatggacaagatgggCGAAAGCGAGCGGGCAGGCTCCAAGGGTGTCCCCGGTACTCCTCGCGATGGCGCTGCCATTGAGATCACCGGTATGCTGTACAGCACTCTGGACTGGCTTGCTGGACTCCACGGAAAAGGCAAATATGCGTACGCGGGTGTAGAGAAATCTGATGGTAGCTCTATCTCGCTCGCTGACTGGGCCAGtcttctcaaggccaactTCGAGCGATGCTACTATGTTCCCATCTCGGCTGAAGATGATTCCAAGTACGATGTCAACACTCCTATCGTCAACCGTCGTGGAATCTACAAAGATCTGTACAAGTCTGGCAAGGAGTACGAGGATTACCAGCTGCGTCCCAACTTTGCTATCGCCATGACCACCGCACCGGCCCTCTTTGACCCTGATCACGCAATGCATGCTCTGTGTGTTGCAGATGAGGCTCTGCGGGGACCTCAAGGAATGGCAACTTTGGACCCTGCGGATCTCAACTACCGTCCTTACTACGTCAACAGTGAAGATAGTGATGACTTCGCAACAAGCAAGGGCCGTAACTACCACCAGGGACCTGAGTGGATCTGGCCCACTGGATTCTTCCTTCGAGCCCTCCTCAAGTTCGacctgaagaggagaacaacaGCCGAAGATCGTACTGAGGCTTTCCAGCAGGTCACCAGAAGACTGGGTGGGTGCAAGAAGATGATCCAGGAGAGCCCCTGGGCTGGTCTTCAGGAGTTGACACAAAAGAACGGCGAATACTGCGCCGACTCTGTAAGTTTCCTTGTGTTTCGAACAAATTGTCCACGAATGCTAACAATTACACAGAGCCCCACACAAGCCTGGTCGGCTGGTTGTCTGATTGATTTGTACATGGATGCTGTGGAAGAACAGAATGGGGCATAGAATGgcttgaagagaaggacatgatgatgatgatgagtcTTGAGGACCTGGGCGTGGGCTTGAATCACACATACAATACCAAACTATTATAAGCATTCTCCTGATTAGGTTAATAACAAACATCTTTAAGCGTCGAATACATGAAACTTTGTTGAGCCTCATTGCCTACTATCAAACAAGTTGTTGAAACGTGGAATGTTGCTGGCGACGTCATCCGAACCCTACAGAAAATACGAATGTGACATAAACATCCTTGCAACATTTTTAGATACGTTAATCAAAGATCGTGCAAGTCGCTATTTACCGAACAAGAAAACGAAGTTGTTGCGAGTTGAGCATTTCGCTTCGCATGTGGGTGGATTTTATATATGCTGTATCAAGGATAGACTGAATTGAAACCCTCCCTCTTCTTGTGTGCCCAGGGAACTCGTAAAGTAATGGAAAATATGTCAAATAAATAACCAGATAGAATTTCCGATCTGGCCTaaataaaaacaaaataATACTTCAATTCCCCCTCATTGTTGCAATTGTCAGCGTTGTATTCCACAGATGCATGTCAAAGAAGTTCCATGGCAACAGTCACCGAAAAAAGGTcaaacagaaacaacaaatCGTGAGGATGCGCCACCCGTATTCTTTCCTCCAAACGCCTGATTGTACCGTAAAGCAAAAACGCCACTGAGGGAAACAGCAATTAGACGAACCAAAGCATCGGCCGCGGACCACAGAAAACGTTGCAGACGGTATTTCTCAACCGTGATCAAATCCTGATCGTCTGCACCAAATGCGTTTGCAGCCTCATCGATTGCTGGGTATAATCCG
This is a stretch of genomic DNA from Fusarium graminearum PH-1 chromosome 4, whole genome shotgun sequence. It encodes these proteins:
- a CDS encoding Dextrin 6-alpha-D-glucosidase, giving the protein MSPPHTMTSNEVYLLPLNDDGSPQVQGEYIYLAPRSQEPITVRFAIEGTSSICRHGSLWVNIPDEGAEFRRDHFREFKLTPDFNRTLEISIPIHQPGAYAFYTTYAELPELKKELKNSSEQKENLKKTPLYYIDVAPRLKLDGRPLPLPALSIFSVISKFMGKYPNDWERHLHGISDRGYNMIHFTPLQIRGISNSPYSLYDQLGWDPACFPAGEDDVQKMVESLERNHSLLSLTDIVLNHTANNTKWLEEHPEAGYNLLTAPWLESAYQLDTSLLELSDNLAKLGLPTDVKSTDDLMLIMDAIKTEVLAKIRLWEYYALDVDRDADEAIKAFSKGSKYSSDDTADFEKKLEKAKSGSVKEQVDFFREVGLAGTDRMGERFRKRVKPDVAASFLAGSSDESAARAKIVEILNILNVDFYKEYDAEVDDILQQIFNRIKYVRLDEHGPKLGEINKENPLIEPYFTRLPKNDTTSKLKPEEMALVNNGWVWGGNALVDNAGPDSRVYLRREVIVWGDCVKLRYGSGPKDNPWLWEHMTKYARTLAKYFAGLRIDNCHSTPIHVAEHILDEARRVRPDLYVVAELFTGSEEMDYVFVKRLGLSSLIREAMQAWSTAELSRLVHRHGGRPIGSFEVDEVSKSDVRTPSSSPTRLKNGDTNGNGPRSREIIRAIKPSPVHALFMDCTHDNETPAQKRDARDTLPNAALVCMCSSATGSVMGYDEIYPKLVDLVNETRLYTSASSGSKPIKIGGGEDGIGGIKKLLNQIHTLMGKDGYDETHIHHEDQYITVHRVHPESRKGYFLIAHTAFPGYGNGNGDFSPVHLTGTKARHLGSWMLEVDASEEATRQALSDKKYLRGLPSRVKDVPGIRMEVNGDDTTITVRDRFPPGSIALFETWIPAAEHSSGLDNYVTSGAKAAWSELSLSDLNFLMYRCEAEERDESDGRDGVYDIPGHGKLVYAGLQGWWSILKNIIKENNLAHPLCQNLRDGEWALDFILARLQRISATPGNQAVAEPLKWLQERFEAIRKIPSFLLPRYFGLVLRTAYMASWERSLQLMNASVRDGQWFLQSLAMVSVQQVGYVKSASLWPNKLVPSLAAGLPHFAVEWARCWGRDVFIALRGLLLGTGRFDDAKEHILAFASVLKHGMIPNLLSSGDAPRYNSRDSIWFFLQCIQDYTRFAPEGLDILKVKVKRRFLPYDDTWFPTDDERAYSKESTIEEVIQEALQRHATGMKYREANAGPQIDSQMKDEGFNQDIHVDWNNGIIFGGNQDNCGTWMDKMGESERAGSKGVPGTPRDGAAIEITGMLYSTLDWLAGLHGKGKYAYAGVEKSDGSSISLADWASLLKANFERCYYVPISAEDDSKYDVNTPIVNRRGIYKDLYKSGKEYEDYQLRPNFAIAMTTAPALFDPDHAMHALCVADEALRGPQGMATLDPADLNYRPYYVNSEDSDDFATSKGRNYHQGPEWIWPTGFFLRALLKFDLKRRTTAEDRTEAFQQVTRRLGGCKKMIQESPWAGLQELTQKNGEYCADSSPTQAWSAGCLIDLYMDAVEEQNGA